The Humulus lupulus chromosome 3, drHumLupu1.1, whole genome shotgun sequence genome window below encodes:
- the LOC133822479 gene encoding respiratory burst oxidase homolog protein D, whose protein sequence is MSRSSDQRRGGYGDREMTTASSNDHQELTVAADDYEPAFMTTGAGYTGPLMMSSNSHNSSAKNDDDDDDGYVEVTLDIRDDTVAVHSVQAAASGNEDPELALLTKKTLHDINRSSKSSSFGSSRFRTASSRVITHVSQELKRLASNSKRSSSTTASRRFNRNKSAAAYALKGLKFIAAKTGGSASAAAWSAVEKRFDQLTANSDGLLPSSLFGECIGMNKESKEFAGELFRALARRRNISGDSINKAQLQEFWEQVADESFDSRLQTFFDMVDKDADGRITEEEVREIISLSASANKLSNIQKQSEEYAAMIMEELDPENAGYIMVHNLEMLLLQAPNQSVRVTDSRILSQMLSQKLKPTQESNALTRWLERTKYFVMDNWQRVWVMMLWLGIVSGLFAYKFVQYKNNKPAFAVMGYCVCIAKGGAETLKFNMALILLPVCRNTITWLRNKTKLGVAVPFDDNLNFHKVIAAAIVVGVGLHAGAHLICDFPRILNASDDKYELIEPYFGDEQPESYWWFVKGIEGVTGIIMVVLMAIAFTLATPWFRRNKLNLPKFLKRLTGFNAFWYSHHLFVIVYTLLIVHGIYLYLTKTWYQKTTWMYLAVPVCLYACERLIRALRSSIKAVKLLKVAVYPGNVLALHMTKPQGFKYKSGQYMFVNCAAVSPFEWHPFSITSAPGDDYLSVHIRTLGDWTRQLKTVFSEVCQPPTGGKSGLLRADIQVGGNNNPSFPKILIDGAYGAPAQDYKKYDVVLLVGLGIGATPMVSIVKDIINNMKAEENRTTPSTSSSSVFRTQKAYYYWVTREQGSFEWFKGILNEVAEMDERGLIELHNYCTSVYEEGDARSALIAMLQSLHHAKSGVDVVSGTRVKSHFAKPNWRQVYKRIALQHPNSRVGVFYCGAPALTKELKQLALDFSHKTSTKFEFHKENF, encoded by the exons ATGAGCAGAAGTAGTGATCAAAGAAGAGGAGGTTATGGAGATCGTGAGATGACAACGGCCTCATCAAATGATCATCAAGAATTGACGGTGGCTGCCGACGATTATGAACCTGCCTTCATGACAACCGGAGCAGGTTATACTGGTCCTCTCATGATGAGTAGTAACAGTCACAACAGTAGTGCCAAAAACGACGACGATGATGATGACGGGTACGTGGAGGTCACTCTGGACATCCGCGACGACACCGTCGCCGTTCACAGCGTCCAGGCAGCTGCCTCAGGGAACGAGGACCCTGAGCTGGCCCTGCTCACCAAGAAGACTCTCCACGACATCAACAGGTCCTCCAAGTCCTCCTCCTTCGGCTCATCTCGTTTCCGTACTGCTTCCTCACGCGTCATCACTCACGTCTCCCAGGAGCTCAAGCGCTTGGCCTCCAACTCCAAGAGATCCTCCTCCACCACTGCAAGCAGGCGCTTCAACCGCAACAAGTCCGCCGCCGCCTACGCCTTGAAGGGCCTCAAGTTCATAGCCGCCAAGACCGGAGGCAGTGCCTCCGCCGCCGCCTGGTCTGCCGTCGAAAAACGATTCGACCAACTCACTGCCAATTCCGATGGTCTTCTACCATCTTCTCTCTTCGGCGAATGCATAG GAATGAACAAGGAATCTAAAGAATTTGCAGGCGAGCTTTTCCGGGCACTTGCTCGGAGGCGCAACATAAGTGGTGACTCCATCAACAAGGCACAGCTCCAAGAGTTCTGGGAACAAGTCGCCGATGAAAGCTTCGACTCCAGACTCCAGACTTTCTTTGACAT GGTCGACAAAGACGCTGATGGGAGAATCACAGAGGAAGAAGTCAGAGAG ATTATCAGCCTCAGCGCTTCCGCAAACAAACTGTCCAACATTCAGAAGCAGTCGGAGGAGTATGCAGCAATGATCATGGAAGAACTAGATCCGGAAAATGCCGGGTACATCATGGTTCACAACCTGGAAATGTTGTTACTTCAAGCTCCTAACCAATCGGTCAGGGTAACGGACAGTCGGATTTTGAGTCAGATGCTTAGCCAGAAGCTGAAGCCGACTCAGGAGAGCAATGCCTTGACTCGTTGGCTGGAGAGGACCAAGTACTTTGTAATGGACAACTGGCAAAGGGTGTGGGTTATGATGTTGTGGCTTGGGATCGTGTCGGGTCTGTTTGCCTATAAGTTTGTTCAGTACAAGAACAACAAGCCTGCTTTCGCGGTCATGGGCTATTGTGTTTGCATTGCCAAAGGAGGCGCCGAGACCCTCAAGTTCAACATGGCTCTCATCTTACTGCCCGTCTGCCGAAACACCATCACCTGGCTTCGAAACAAGACCAAGTTAGGTGTCGCTGTTCCTTTTGATGACAATCTCAATTTCCACAAGGTGATTGCAGCAGCAATCGTCGTGGGGGTGGGACTTCATGCCGGGGCTCACTTGATATGTGACTTCCCACGAATTCTCAACGCGTCAGATGACAAATACGAGCTCATCGAACCTTACTTTGGTGATGAACAGCCTGAAAGCTATTGGTGGTTTGTCAAGGGAATCGAAGGAGTGACGGGAATTATAATGGTGGTGCTGATGGCCATTGCCTTCACGCTGGCCACCCCGTGGTTCAGGCGGAACAAGCTCAACCTTCCCAAGTTCCTCAAAAGGCTGACTGGTTTCAATGCCTTCTGGTACTCCCACCACCTTTTCGTCATCGTCTACACTCTCCTTATTGTCCACGGAATTTACCTCTATCTCACCAAAACATGGTATCAGAAGACG ACATGGATGTATCTGGCAGTGCCAGTGTGCCTTTACGCTTGTGAAAGGTTGATCAGAGCACTTAGATCGAGCATCAAAGCCGTTAAGCTTCTGAAGGTGGCTGTCTATCCTGGAAATGTATTGGCACTGCACATGACAAAGCCACAGGGTTTCAAATACAAAAGTGGCCAGTACATGTTTGTTAACTGTGCTGCGGTGTCTCCCTTCGAATG GCATCCTTTCTCTATCACATCAGCGCCTGGAGATGACTACTTGAGCGTTCACATTCGGACACTAGGCGATTGGACTCGGCAGCTCAAAACTGTCTTCTCAGAGGTTTGTCAGCCTCCAACGGGTGGAAAGAGCGGGCTATTGAGAGCAGACATTCAAGTTGGGGGAAACAATAACCCGAGCTTCCCCAAGATATTGATCGACGGTGCATACGGGGCTCCAGCACAGGACTACAAGAAGTACGACGTGGTGCTGCTTGTTGGACTGGGGATCGGAGCCACTCCCATGGTGAGCATTGTCAAGGACATCATAAACAACATGAAGGCAGAAGAGAACAGAACGACTCCGTCGACGTCTTCGTCGTCAGTGTTCAGGACCCAGAAAGCTTACTACTACTGGGTGACAAGGGAACAAGGGTCGTTCGAGTGGTTCAAAGGAATACTGAACGAGGTGGCGGAGATGGACGAGAGAGGCCTCATTGAGCTGCACAACTACTGCACCAGTGTGTACGAGGAAGGAGATGCGAGGTCAGCCCTCATTGCCATGCTTCAGTCGCTTCACCACGCCAAGAGCGGTGTGGATGTGGTGTCCGGCACTCGAGTCAAGTCCCATTTCGCTAAGCCAAACTGGCGCCAAGTTTACAAGAGGATTGCTCTTCAACACCCTAACTCTCGAGTTG GCGTGTTTTACTGTGGGGCACCGGCACTGACCAAGGAGCTCAAACAACTGGCTTTGGACTTCTCCCACAAGACCTCCACCAAGTTTGAGTTTCACAAAGAGAATTTTTGA